The Fretibacterium sp. OH1220_COT-178 genome segment GGGTATCGATGCAGCTCAAGATGGACTTCGCCATGGGGAAGATCAACGACATGCTCAAGAATCAGACCATTTTTCTGATGTTCTTCGAGCAGTCCACCCGTACGCGCAATTCCATGGAGGCGGGCATCACCCAGCTGGGCGGACACGCGCATTTCCTGGACACCAGCACCATGCAGGTCAGCCACGGCGAGACGGCCAAGGACACCGCCATCATCCTGGGGCGGATGGGGCACGCCATTGCCTGCCGTTACTGCAACTGGGGCTACGGCAACAAATACATCAACGAGATGGCCAAATGGTCCCCGGTGCCGGTGATGAACCTGCAGTGCGATCTCTACCATCCCATGCAGGCCATCGCCGACCTGATGACGATCCACGAGAAGTTCGGGACGACCAAGAAGCTCAAGGTCTCCATCATCTGGGCCTATGCCGAGAGCCACAAGAAGCCGATCTCGGTGCCCCTGTCCCAGGTCCTCTTCTTCCCGCGCTTCGGGATGGAGGTCGTGCTGGCGCATCCCAAGGGCTGGGAACTTCCCGATTGGGTCATCGCCGAGGCCAAGGCCAACGCGGAGCGCTACGGCGGAAGCGTCACGGTGACGGACGACGAGGCCTACGCCTATAAGGACGCCCATATCGTGATCCCCAAGAACTGGGGCAACTGGGTTAC includes the following:
- a CDS encoding ornithine carbamoyltransferase yields the protein MQTLFRGKHFVTLRDWSQDEVETLLRVSMQLKMDFAMGKINDMLKNQTIFLMFFEQSTRTRNSMEAGITQLGGHAHFLDTSTMQVSHGETAKDTAIILGRMGHAIACRYCNWGYGNKYINEMAKWSPVPVMNLQCDLYHPMQAIADLMTIHEKFGTTKKLKVSIIWAYAESHKKPISVPLSQVLFFPRFGMEVVLAHPKGWELPDWVIAEAKANAERYGGSVTVTDDEAYAYKDAHIVIPKNWGNWVTDQTGLTTTGAVKVVDDKLMAHKAWKCTEEKIATADRDVVYMHALPADRNNEVEDSVIDGPHSIVYDEAENRLHTAKAVMALTMGGRGR